A single window of Onychostoma macrolepis isolate SWU-2019 chromosome 16, ASM1243209v1, whole genome shotgun sequence DNA harbors:
- the LOC131521870 gene encoding cAMP-dependent protein kinase inhibitor alpha-like: MLWCLGSLRETSRGSTFIHKHHLRSHYLAKMTEVEPVLDFASSGRSGRRNALPDILGSPVGVPPDLPLKLAELSLTDGPGDAQSPSTEEPPTPTESPEAKEGS; this comes from the exons ATGTTATGGTGCCTTGGAAGTCTGCGTGAAACCAGTAGAGGAAGTACCTTCATACACAAACACCACCTGAGAAGTCATTACCTGGCAA AGATGACAGAAGTGGAGCCGGTGTTGGATTTTGCCTCATCGGGCCGCTCTGGCCGTCGCAACGCACTGCCCGACATCCTGGGGTCTCCTGTTGGAGTCCCACCTGACCTGCCTCTTAAACTGGCAGAACTATCCCTCACAG ACGGTCCTGGTGATGCTCAGTCCCCGTCTACAGAGGAACCCCCCACTCCTACAGAGAGCCCAGAGGCGAAAGAGGGTTCCTAG
- the serinc2l gene encoding serine incorporator 1 isoform X1: MGACMALCSLASCASCLCGSAPCLLCGCCPSSNNSTVTRLLYSFFLLLGTLVSIIMILPGMETQLRKIPGFCQGGTAIPGIENHVNCDVIVGYKSVYRMCFAMACFFFLFSAIMIRVKSSKDPRAAIQNGFWFFKFLILVGITVGAFFIPDGTFHDVWFYFGIVGSFMFILIQLILLIDFAHSWNEVWVRNAEEGNSKCWFSGLLFFTVLHYALAFAAVVLFYLYYTKPDNCAEHKFFISFNLILCVIISVVSVLPKVQDASPQSGLLQSSIITLYTMYVTWSAMTNNPNRECNPSLLSLVSNISTTEAMPTSSPGMVQWWDAQGIVGLVIFLFCTFYASIRSSSNAQVNRLMQTEEGKGSMGGEEVGEDGLRRVVDNEEDGVTYNYSFFHFHLLLASLYIMMTLTNWYKPDITTQAMQSSMPAVWVKISSSWLGLGLYLWTLVAPVVFPSRDFN, encoded by the exons ATGGGAGCCTGTATGGCGTTGTGTTCTCTTGCGAGCTGT GCCTCATGTTTGTGTGGCTCCGCTCCATGTCTCCTCTGTGGCTGTTGTCCTTCTTCCAATAACTCCACCGTCACCCGGCTGCTCTACTCTTTCTTCCTCCTCCTGGGGACACTGGTGTCTATAATCATGATCTTGCCTGGCATGGAGACGCAGCTCCGCAAG ATTCCTGGCTTTTGTCAAGGAGGAACCGCAATACCAGGAATCGAGAACCATGTTAACTGCGACGTGATTGTAGGCTACAAATCAGTGTACCGCATGTGCTTTGCTATGGCATGCTTCTTTTTCCTGTTTTCAGCAATCATGATTCGTGTAAAGAGCAGCAAAGACCCTCGTGCTGCTATTCAGAACGG GTTCTGGTTCTTCAAGTTTCTGATACTTGTTGGCATCACCGTCGGAGCCTTTTTCATCCCAGATGGAACATTTCATGATG TTTGGTTCTACTTTGGTATTGTGGGCTCCTTCATGTTCATCCTGATCCAGCTCATCCTCCTGATCGACTTTGCCCACTCCTGGAATGAGGTGTGGGTGAGGAATGCTGAGGAAGGCAACAGCAAGTGTTGGTTCTCAG GTTTGTTGTTCTTCACTGTCCTGCATTACGCCCTGGCCTTTGCTGCAGTCGTGCTGTTTTATCTCTACTACACCAAACCCGACAACTGTGCCGAACACAAGTTCTTCATCAGCTTCAACCTTATTCTCTGCGTCATCATATCTGTCGTTTCTGTTCTACCAAAAGTGCAG GATGCTTCACCTCAATCTGGTCTGCTTCAGTCCTCTATTATAACTCTGTACACTATGTACGTCACCTGGTCAGCCATGACCAACAATCCTA ATCGTGAATGTAACCCTAGTTTGCTCAGCCTGGTGTCCAATATCAGCACAACTGAGGCCATGCCTACAAGCTCCCCTGGCATGGTGCAGTGGTGGGATGCTCAAGGCATTGTGGGATTGGTCATCTTCCTCTTCTGCACCTTTTATGCTAG CATCCGTTCATCCAGTAATGCTCAGGTGAACAGGCTGATGCAGACAGAGGAAGGGAAGGGCTCCATGGGAGGGGAGGAGGTGGGCGAAGACGGATTGCGGCGTGTCGTGGATAATGAAGAGGACGGCGTCACATACAACTATTCCTTTTTCCACTTCCACCTTTTACTGGCCTCTCTCTACATTATGATGACACTCACTAACTGGTACAA ACCTGATATAACCACTCAGGCCATGCAGAGCAGTATGCCTGCAGTGTGGGTGAAGATCAGCTCCAGCTGGCTGGGTCTGGGGCTCTACCTGTGGACACTTGTGGCTCCTGTCGTTTTCCCCAGTCGAGACTTCAACTGA
- the serinc2l gene encoding serine incorporator 1 isoform X2 produces MILPGMETQLRKIPGFCQGGTAIPGIENHVNCDVIVGYKSVYRMCFAMACFFFLFSAIMIRVKSSKDPRAAIQNGFWFFKFLILVGITVGAFFIPDGTFHDVWFYFGIVGSFMFILIQLILLIDFAHSWNEVWVRNAEEGNSKCWFSGLLFFTVLHYALAFAAVVLFYLYYTKPDNCAEHKFFISFNLILCVIISVVSVLPKVQDASPQSGLLQSSIITLYTMYVTWSAMTNNPNRECNPSLLSLVSNISTTEAMPTSSPGMVQWWDAQGIVGLVIFLFCTFYASIRSSSNAQVNRLMQTEEGKGSMGGEEVGEDGLRRVVDNEEDGVTYNYSFFHFHLLLASLYIMMTLTNWYKPDITTQAMQSSMPAVWVKISSSWLGLGLYLWTLVAPVVFPSRDFN; encoded by the exons ATGATCTTGCCTGGCATGGAGACGCAGCTCCGCAAG ATTCCTGGCTTTTGTCAAGGAGGAACCGCAATACCAGGAATCGAGAACCATGTTAACTGCGACGTGATTGTAGGCTACAAATCAGTGTACCGCATGTGCTTTGCTATGGCATGCTTCTTTTTCCTGTTTTCAGCAATCATGATTCGTGTAAAGAGCAGCAAAGACCCTCGTGCTGCTATTCAGAACGG GTTCTGGTTCTTCAAGTTTCTGATACTTGTTGGCATCACCGTCGGAGCCTTTTTCATCCCAGATGGAACATTTCATGATG TTTGGTTCTACTTTGGTATTGTGGGCTCCTTCATGTTCATCCTGATCCAGCTCATCCTCCTGATCGACTTTGCCCACTCCTGGAATGAGGTGTGGGTGAGGAATGCTGAGGAAGGCAACAGCAAGTGTTGGTTCTCAG GTTTGTTGTTCTTCACTGTCCTGCATTACGCCCTGGCCTTTGCTGCAGTCGTGCTGTTTTATCTCTACTACACCAAACCCGACAACTGTGCCGAACACAAGTTCTTCATCAGCTTCAACCTTATTCTCTGCGTCATCATATCTGTCGTTTCTGTTCTACCAAAAGTGCAG GATGCTTCACCTCAATCTGGTCTGCTTCAGTCCTCTATTATAACTCTGTACACTATGTACGTCACCTGGTCAGCCATGACCAACAATCCTA ATCGTGAATGTAACCCTAGTTTGCTCAGCCTGGTGTCCAATATCAGCACAACTGAGGCCATGCCTACAAGCTCCCCTGGCATGGTGCAGTGGTGGGATGCTCAAGGCATTGTGGGATTGGTCATCTTCCTCTTCTGCACCTTTTATGCTAG CATCCGTTCATCCAGTAATGCTCAGGTGAACAGGCTGATGCAGACAGAGGAAGGGAAGGGCTCCATGGGAGGGGAGGAGGTGGGCGAAGACGGATTGCGGCGTGTCGTGGATAATGAAGAGGACGGCGTCACATACAACTATTCCTTTTTCCACTTCCACCTTTTACTGGCCTCTCTCTACATTATGATGACACTCACTAACTGGTACAA ACCTGATATAACCACTCAGGCCATGCAGAGCAGTATGCCTGCAGTGTGGGTGAAGATCAGCTCCAGCTGGCTGGGTCTGGGGCTCTACCTGTGGACACTTGTGGCTCCTGTCGTTTTCCCCAGTCGAGACTTCAACTGA